In a single window of the Jaculus jaculus isolate mJacJac1 chromosome 9, mJacJac1.mat.Y.cur, whole genome shotgun sequence genome:
- the Aspscr1 gene encoding tether containing UBX domain for GLUT4 isoform X3 yields MVPASRSREGPANMVRIALQLDDGSRLQGTFCSRQTLWELLNHFAQTRESLQPPGEVTPVCVYMSVEVTGEAALQSTTLQSLGLTGGSATIRFVMRQCDSMGKQEPAAIRSKAPGSPTSSMSADQAASSPLLPLNSGELSRGDLSHQGDAGASGSSLVSGSKPVDAQVKQSIKEPAPAPFIPFSGGGQRLGGPSGSLKPLTSSLSKSSKSFSGTGGPSKPKKSKPGEESPQEPEPPVDRDPVVCHPDLEDLLQAWPAEVPDEFFEVTVDDVRRRLAQLKSERKRLEEAPLVTKAFREAQMKEKLERYPKVALRVLFPDRYILQGFFRPSETVGDLRDFVRSHLENPELCFHLFIAPPKTVLDDHTLTLFQANLFPAALVHFGAEEPTGLYLEPGLLENTISPSAADMLVARCMSRAAGAQAPLPDPDPVPLESEPSAEEGALGSSEPIPGTVQPVRRSLGKVPKWLKLPASKR; encoded by the exons GTTCGCATTGCTTTGCAGCTGGATGATGGCTCCCGGTTGCAGGGTACTTTCTGTTCCCGCCAGACCCTCTGGGAGCTTCTCAACCATTTTGCACAGACCAG GGAgagtctgcagccacctggtgaGGTGACCCCTGTCTGCGTGTATATGAGTGTTGAG GTGACTGGTGAGGCTGCCCTACAGAGCACAACACTGCAGTCACTGGGCCTAACAGGTGGCAGTGCCACCATCAG GTTTGTCATGAGGCAATGTGATTCCATGGGCAAGCAGGAGCCTGCAGCCATCAGAAGCAAAGCTCCAGGAAGCCCAACCTCTTCCATGTCAGCCGACCAAGCAGCCAGCAGCCCTCTACTTCCCTTGAACTCTGGGGAGCTCAGCAGAGGGGACCTCAGTCATCAGGGTGATGCAGGTGCCTCAGGGAGTAGCCTTGTGAGTGGCTCAAAGCCTGTGGATGCTCAGGTGAAGCAGAGCATAAAGGAGCCTGCACCTGCCCCCTTCATTCCTTTTTCTGGTGGGGGCCAGCGGCTGGGGGGCCCTTCTGGGTCCTTGAAGCCACTAACATCATCTTTATCCAAGTCATCCAAGTCCTTCTCTGGCACTGGAGGTCCCTCTAAGCCCAAGAAGTCAAAGCCTGGTGAGGAGTCCCCACAGGAGCCTGAGCCG CCTGTGGACCGAGACCCAGTGGTTTGCCACCCTGATCTAGAGGACCTGCTTCAGGCCTGGCCAGCAGAGGTACCTGATGAGTTCTTCGAAGTAACTGTCGATGATGTGAGGAGACGCCTGGCTCAGCTCAAGAGTGAGCG GAAGCGTCTGGAAGAAGCTCCTTTAGTGACCAAGGCCTTCAGAGAGGCTCAAATGAAGGAGAAACTGGAACGCTACCCAAAG GTGGCTCTGAGGGTCCTGTTCCCTGACCGCTACATCCTGCAGGGCTTCTTCCGTCCCAGTGAGACAG TGGGGGATTTGCGAGACTTCGTCAGGAGCCACCTGGAGAATCCTGAGCTCTGCTTTCATTTGT TCATTGCACCTCCTAAAACAGTTTTGGACGACCACACGCTGACCCTCTTTCAG GCAAACCTCTTCCCTGCTGCCCTTGTGCATTTTGGAGCTGAGGAACCAACTG GTCTCTACCTGGAGCCTGGGCTACTGGAAAACACCATCTCCCCATCTGCAGCTGATATGCTAGTGGCCAG GTGTATGTCCAGGGCTGCTGGGGCCCAAGCCCCATTGCCAGACCCTGACCCTGTGCCCCTGGAGTCTGAGCCATCTGCTGAGGAGGGGGCACTGGGCTCCTCAGAGCCCATTCCAGGGACAGTCCAGCCTGTGAGGAGGAGCCTGGGCAAAGTGCCCAAGTGGCTGAAGCTGCCAG CCAGCAAGAGGTGA